From the genome of Aerococcus sanguinicola:
ATGGATTCAGACATCTTCTCGCTCCCCCGACCGAGTGGGCTCCAAGCTTGGGTCAGGATGCCGTGGTCTCTGTCATAGGCAATCTGCTTAGCCTGTTGGAAGTAAGGATGGGTCTCTACCTGGTTTATAACTGGTACTTCCTGGGTCTCTTCAATTAAGCGATCGATGTGTTCAGGCAAGAAATTGCTGACCCCAATCGCTTTGACATAGCCGCGTTTTTTAGCTTCAATCAGGGCCTGCCAAGCTTCGACATAGTGGCCTTGCTTAGGGTTAGGCCAGTGGATTAAGTAGTAGTCATAGTAGTCCAATTGGGCCCGGTAGAGAGATTCTTCAATGGCCGTCAGAGCTAAATCATAAGCGTGGTAACGGCCTGGTAACTTGCTAGCGACTTGGATTTGGTCACGAGCCAGGCCTGATTCACGAATGGCCTGGCCAACTGTCCCCTCATTTTCATAATTATAAGCGGTGTCGAGGTAGCGGTAGCCAATGTCTAAGGCAGCCTTGATGCTGTCCACACCAGCCCGACCTTTAAGCTTATAGGTCCCTAAACCGACTTGGGGGACTTGGTCACCGTTACGCAAAGTAT
Proteins encoded in this window:
- a CDS encoding aldo/keto reductase; amino-acid sequence: MTIPYYTLRNGDQVPQVGLGTYKLKGRAGVDSIKAALDIGYRYLDTAYNYENEGTVGQAIRESGLARDQIQVASKLPGRYHAYDLALTAIEESLYRAQLDYYDYYLIHWPNPKQGHYVEAWQALIEAKKRGYVKAIGVSNFLPEHIDRLIEETQEVPVINQVETHPYFQQAKQIAYDRDHGILTQAWSPLGRGSEKMSESILEQELIKKIAEKHGKTPGQVVLRWHLQIGTMPIPKSSHADRLEENFKVFDFELDDDDMAQIARLDHPNGRTGAQNPAVYEEF